In Natronococcus sp. AD-5, the genomic window TCGGGACGGCAATCATACCGAAGATCGCGGCTGCCACGCTCATTCTGCACCTCGTCTACGGTGGTGTACTCGGGTGGACGATGGACCGCGACACATCCTCCGCGGCTGGAGCGTCACCGACAACCACGGACTGATATAGAGAGGGTTAGGGTAGGCTAACCTGGTCAGGAACCCCTTGTCTTAGCTTTACAGCGATATCACCCCCAAGAGTGTGGTATGACCTCAATCGAAATCGAATACTGTGTGCCGTGTTGGCTGCTCGAACCGGCAGTCGAAACCCAGACCCGCCTCCTCAACGAATTCGGCCAGGCGTTGGATGGTGTGACGCTCACTCCGGGCCACGGCGGGGTGTTCATCGTACGAGCCAATGGCGAGACGGTCTAGAATAAAGGCGTCCACGGAGCCGATCTTGACTTGGAACTGATCGTTGAGGCCGTCGACGACCGACTCCCCGCGGAAGCATAACCCTCCTCACACTCGTGCTC contains:
- a CDS encoding Rdx family protein; this translates as MTSIEIEYCVPCWLLEPAVETQTRLLNEFGQALDGVTLTPGHGGVFIVRANGETV